Proteins encoded by one window of Anaerosalibacter sp. Marseille-P3206:
- a CDS encoding uroporphyrinogen decarboxylase family protein, which translates to MSKVIDFVCVSDQLEEIPESIVKNSGLKFPEVHTKAEYIVTLSKKLMKHKNDILCRLPFCNTVEAEALGGNIKLGDAKTGPRVESYAYSSLDELLDIEEIDLNNRRIAEVLKAVEILREQGETVVLNVEGPFTIITSLIDSRVFYKGIRKDSERVNQFLKIIEDNILKYIKEGINRGAQIISFGDPAGALDIVGPKVYREYSGKSTFNILKRVESVLGNSILHICGKTSTTFQNMGLIESHPIKLKEDITYGQAIEYILSNRMDVKVIGHNCIKRTPFKLKNSTIWDIKLNKS; encoded by the coding sequence ATGAGTAAAGTTATAGACTTTGTATGTGTAAGTGATCAATTAGAAGAAATACCTGAGAGTATTGTTAAAAATTCTGGACTAAAATTTCCAGAGGTTCATACTAAAGCTGAATATATAGTGACACTATCAAAAAAATTAATGAAACATAAAAATGATATATTATGTAGACTTCCATTCTGCAATACTGTAGAAGCTGAAGCCTTAGGAGGAAATATAAAATTAGGTGATGCTAAAACCGGGCCTAGGGTTGAAAGCTATGCTTATAGTTCTTTAGATGAATTGTTAGACATTGAAGAAATAGACTTGAATAATAGAAGAATAGCTGAGGTTTTAAAGGCTGTAGAAATATTAAGAGAACAAGGAGAAACAGTGGTTTTAAATGTGGAAGGACCTTTTACTATAATAACATCACTAATAGATTCTAGAGTTTTTTATAAGGGTATTAGAAAGGATTCAGAGAGAGTAAATCAATTTCTTAAAATTATAGAGGACAATATACTGAAGTATATAAAGGAAGGTATAAATAGAGGTGCACAGATAATATCTTTTGGTGATCCAGCAGGAGCACTAGATATAGTTGGACCAAAGGTATATAGAGAATACAGTGGAAAATCCACATTCAACATACTAAAAAGAGTAGAGTCTGTGCTTGGTAATAGTATACTTCATATTTGTGGCAAAACCTCTACAACTTTTCAAAATATGGGTTTAATTGAATCTCATCCCATTAAGCTTAAAGAGGATATAACATATGGACAAGCTATTGAATATATTTTAAGTAACAGAATGGATGTAAAGGTTATAGGGCACAATTGTATTAAAAGAACACCTTTTAAGTTAAAAAATTCTACTATTTGGGATATTAAGCTTAATAAATCTTGA
- a CDS encoding spore coat protein encodes MQIKLSQKERMLLEDGKKQEDLCVKKYQGYAAKVQDVQLKNLLTEIAQDEQHHYDMINQMLQGMEPNMAHSGGTTTLPTDNTLQQVSGNVNDQILLEDLLSTEKYVSGFYDTTVFEAANPKVRQAVQHIQTEEQNHGEKLFNYMNSHGMYNVK; translated from the coding sequence TTGCAGATAAAATTATCTCAAAAGGAAAGAATGTTATTAGAAGATGGCAAGAAACAAGAAGATTTATGTGTAAAAAAATATCAAGGATATGCAGCCAAAGTTCAAGATGTACAACTTAAAAATTTATTAACAGAAATTGCCCAAGATGAACAACATCACTATGATATGATCAACCAAATGTTACAAGGAATGGAACCCAATATGGCTCATAGTGGTGGAACAACAACTCTGCCAACTGATAATACATTACAACAAGTTAGTGGAAATGTAAATGATCAAATATTACTAGAAGATTTGTTGTCTACTGAAAAATATGTATCCGGGTTTTACGATACAACAGTATTTGAGGCAGCAAATCCTAAAGTTCGCCAAGCTGTTCAACATATACAAACAGAGGAACAAAATCATGGTGAAAAGCTATTTAACTATATGAATAGTCATGGAATGTACAATGTAAAATAA
- a CDS encoding SDR family NAD(P)-dependent oxidoreductase, translating to MKLHGKVAVVTGASAGMGKDIAYLFAKEGAIVYAVARRVERLEELANSVKNFEGKIIPYGADLINKEEAEKVIDFAYNNSGKLDILVNNAGIMDNFSPVGDVDDNMLEKVFSLNVYAPFYTSRKAVKIFLEQGSGNIVNVASIGGLYGARAGAAYTASKHALVGLTKNTGYMYAKKNIRCNAICPGGVETEIATGDFMKNVNQEGLNIIMANVGGNPRSGTGMEIANLALFLASEDSSFINGQCITADSGWTAY from the coding sequence ATGAAATTACATGGTAAAGTAGCTGTAGTAACTGGAGCAAGTGCAGGGATGGGTAAAGATATTGCCTATTTATTTGCAAAAGAAGGTGCTATAGTCTATGCAGTTGCTAGAAGAGTTGAAAGACTTGAGGAACTGGCAAACAGTGTAAAAAACTTTGAAGGAAAAATAATTCCATATGGTGCGGATTTGATAAACAAAGAAGAAGCTGAAAAAGTTATTGATTTTGCTTACAATAATTCTGGGAAATTAGATATATTAGTAAATAATGCAGGTATAATGGATAATTTTAGCCCTGTAGGCGATGTAGATGATAATATGTTGGAAAAAGTTTTTAGTCTAAATGTATATGCACCATTCTATACCAGTAGAAAAGCAGTAAAGATTTTTTTAGAACAAGGTAGCGGTAATATTGTTAATGTTGCTTCTATTGGTGGCTTATACGGTGCAAGAGCTGGAGCTGCTTATACTGCATCTAAACATGCTTTAGTAGGTTTAACTAAAAATACAGGATATATGTATGCTAAAAAGAATATTAGATGTAATGCTATATGCCCTGGTGGCGTTGAAACTGAAATAGCTACTGGAGACTTTATGAAAAATGTAAATCAAGAAGGACTTAATATTATAATGGCAAATGTAGGTGGAAATCCAAGAAGCGGAACCGGTATGGAAATTGCTAATTTAGCACTGTTTTTAGCTTCTGAGGATTCAAGTTTTATTAATGGCCAATGTATAACTGCCGATAGTGGATGGACGGCTTACTAA
- a CDS encoding AzlD domain-containing protein — protein MINLSKKLIAVIMMAAVTYLIRVIPIAICRTKIKSRFIKSFLYYIPFAVLGAMTFPSILFSTSNIYYSIIGTATALILAYFEKGLLTVALSSVLAVYLCGLIF, from the coding sequence ATGATTAATTTGAGTAAAAAACTAATAGCAGTAATCATGATGGCTGCAGTTACATATTTAATACGAGTTATTCCAATAGCAATTTGTAGGACTAAAATAAAATCAAGATTTATAAAATCTTTTTTATACTACATACCCTTTGCTGTTTTGGGAGCTATGACTTTCCCAAGTATATTATTCTCTACTTCAAACATATATTATTCAATAATAGGTACAGCTACAGCTTTAATTTTAGCTTATTTTGAAAAAGGATTATTGACAGTTGCCTTGAGTTCAGTATTGGCAGTATATTTATGTGGATTAATTTTCTAG
- the pepT gene encoding peptidase T, whose amino-acid sequence MDKVIDRFKRYIAVDTKSDENSSTCPSTKGQLELGALLVEELKEIGLKDVKQDKNGYIYATLKSNIDKKVPTIGFISHLDTSPDLDGKCTNPNIFTYEGGDIKLNDKYTMTQKEFPFLKDLEGKELITTDGTTLLGADDKAGVAEIISAMEYLILNPEIKHGDIKVGFTPDEEIGRGADLFDVEGFGADFAYTVDGGPLGELEYENFNAASAKVEIEGQNVHPGSAKNVMINSLRIAMELDSMLPVNQKPEYTEEYEGFYLLCDMNGSVEHTVSDYIIRDHFMDKFEEKKEHFKKVVNFLNEKYGNIITVEIKDSYYNMKEKIEPHMEIIDLARDSMLELGIKPQIQPIRGGTDGARLSYMGLPCPNLFTGGYNFHGRFELIPTESMKLATQLIVKIIENNAK is encoded by the coding sequence ATGGATAAGGTTATTGATAGATTCAAAAGATATATTGCAGTAGATACAAAATCTGATGAAAATAGTAGTACTTGTCCAAGTACAAAAGGACAATTAGAACTGGGGGCTTTATTAGTAGAAGAATTAAAGGAAATAGGTCTTAAAGATGTAAAACAAGATAAAAATGGATATATATATGCTACACTTAAATCAAACATTGACAAAAAGGTACCAACAATAGGATTTATATCACATTTAGATACTAGTCCTGATTTGGATGGTAAATGTACAAATCCAAATATTTTCACGTATGAAGGCGGAGATATTAAATTAAATGATAAGTATACTATGACACAAAAGGAGTTTCCATTTTTAAAGGATCTTGAAGGTAAAGAACTTATTACTACAGATGGGACAACTTTATTAGGTGCAGATGATAAAGCTGGAGTGGCTGAAATCATTAGTGCCATGGAATACTTGATACTAAATCCTGAAATTAAACATGGAGATATCAAAGTTGGCTTTACACCTGATGAGGAAATAGGAAGAGGAGCAGATTTATTTGATGTAGAAGGATTTGGAGCAGATTTTGCTTATACTGTTGATGGAGGACCATTAGGTGAACTAGAATATGAAAACTTTAATGCAGCAAGTGCAAAGGTAGAAATTGAAGGACAAAATGTTCATCCTGGTTCAGCAAAAAATGTAATGATAAATTCTCTAAGAATTGCAATGGAACTTGATAGTATGTTGCCAGTAAATCAAAAACCAGAGTATACAGAAGAATATGAAGGCTTTTATCTATTGTGTGATATGAATGGTAGTGTAGAACATACTGTTTCAGATTATATTATTAGAGATCATTTCATGGATAAATTTGAAGAGAAGAAAGAACATTTTAAAAAAGTAGTTAATTTCCTAAATGAAAAATATGGAAACATTATTACCGTGGAAATAAAAGACAGTTATTATAATATGAAAGAAAAAATAGAGCCACATATGGAAATTATAGACCTTGCTAGAGACTCCATGCTAGAACTTGGAATCAAACCTCAAATTCAGCCTATTAGAGGCGGTACAGATGGAGCAAGACTTTCCTATATGGGTTTACCATGTCCTAATCTCTTTACAGGAGGGTATAACTTCCATGGAAGATTTGAATTGATACCAACAGAATCTATGAAGTTGGCAACTCAGTTGATTGTAAAGATTATTGAAAATAATGCTAAATAG
- a CDS encoding alpha-L-fucosidase: MNLVEERTKRTQWFLKDRFGMFIHWGLYSIPARGEWIRSNEKISKEDYRVYFDEFNPINYDPKSWARAAKDAGMKYVVMTAKHHDGFCLFDSKLTDYKATNTKAGRDLIKEYVDAFREEGLKIGLYYSTIDWYHDDFPHYGDRHHPMRENIAYKDFEHDFENYLEYMHGQVRELCTNYGKIDILWFDFSYDDMCGEKWKATELINMVRSLQPDVIIDNRLEASGENAGSIRTKNPSFFAGDFASPEQIIPPEGLVDEDGHSIPWEACITMNNHWGYCSNDKNFKSSKMIIRKLVECVSKNGNLLLNVGPNAKGEIPIESLNILKEIGKWIKDNGNSIYNCGKSSLPKPEWGYYTQNGNKLYAHIFEPSIGPLGLSGLTNRVKKVRLLSDGSEIKIINPWNTFDFEDHMFINFGSPGQLTYPLPNNIDTVVELELLE, encoded by the coding sequence ATGAATCTAGTAGAGGAAAGAACTAAAAGAACGCAGTGGTTTTTAAAAGACAGGTTTGGTATGTTCATTCATTGGGGACTTTATTCAATACCTGCTAGAGGTGAATGGATAAGAAGTAACGAAAAAATATCTAAAGAAGACTATCGAGTATATTTCGATGAATTCAATCCAATTAACTATGACCCAAAATCTTGGGCACGTGCTGCAAAAGATGCAGGAATGAAATATGTAGTTATGACAGCTAAGCATCATGATGGTTTCTGTCTATTTGACAGTAAGCTTACTGATTACAAAGCAACTAATACCAAAGCAGGTAGGGATTTAATAAAGGAATATGTTGATGCTTTTCGTGAAGAAGGACTTAAGATTGGTCTTTACTACTCTACCATTGACTGGTATCATGATGATTTTCCTCACTATGGAGACAGACATCATCCTATGAGAGAAAATATAGCGTATAAAGATTTTGAACATGATTTTGAAAATTACCTTGAATATATGCATGGACAAGTCCGTGAACTATGTACAAACTATGGAAAGATAGATATACTTTGGTTTGATTTTTCTTATGATGATATGTGTGGTGAAAAATGGAAAGCAACAGAGCTTATTAATATGGTAAGGTCATTGCAACCTGATGTAATCATAGATAACAGATTAGAAGCTAGTGGAGAAAATGCTGGAAGTATTCGAACTAAGAATCCTAGCTTTTTTGCTGGAGACTTTGCTTCACCTGAACAAATAATTCCACCTGAAGGATTAGTTGATGAAGACGGACATTCAATACCATGGGAAGCCTGCATCACCATGAATAATCATTGGGGATATTGTTCAAATGACAAGAATTTCAAGTCTTCTAAAATGATTATCAGAAAGCTGGTAGAATGTGTTAGCAAAAATGGAAATCTGTTATTAAATGTTGGCCCAAATGCAAAGGGAGAAATACCTATAGAATCATTAAATATTTTGAAGGAAATTGGTAAATGGATAAAAGACAATGGTAACAGTATTTATAACTGTGGTAAATCTAGTCTTCCAAAACCAGAATGGGGTTACTATACTCAAAATGGTAATAAATTATATGCACATATATTTGAACCTAGCATAGGTCCACTTGGGCTTTCTGGTTTAACAAATAGAGTTAAAAAGGTTCGCCTACTGTCTGACGGATCTGAAATCAAAATAATCAATCCTTGGAATACTTTTGATTTTGAAGATCATATGTTTATTAATTTTGGTAGTCCTGGACAACTTACATACCCACTACCAAATAATATTGATACTGTTGTAGAACTTGAACTTTTAGAATAA
- a CDS encoding FUSC family protein, translating into MFVIIMEKTMEKKNKKIKFLGMRVIKTVIAVYLCFLISFIRKTSPFYSAIASILCMQNSHDNSFKVGKNRMIGTIIGGLYGLLVIVGIDYINVELFSPIYYLILSLFLIPIIYTNVYCKTASSTYISCVVFLSITVSHIGDASPTIFALNRIIDTLIGILISLLINKTL; encoded by the coding sequence TTGTTTGTTATAATTATGGAAAAAACTATGGAAAAGAAAAACAAAAAAATCAAATTTCTAGGTATGAGAGTAATAAAAACAGTTATTGCAGTATACTTGTGTTTTTTAATAAGTTTCATTAGAAAGACATCGCCTTTTTATTCTGCAATAGCTTCAATATTATGCATGCAAAATAGTCATGATAATAGTTTTAAAGTAGGAAAAAATAGAATGATTGGAACAATAATTGGTGGACTATATGGGCTGCTAGTTATAGTAGGTATTGACTATATTAATGTTGAGTTATTTAGTCCTATTTATTATTTAATTTTAAGTTTGTTTTTGATTCCAATTATATATACAAATGTTTATTGCAAAACTGCTAGTTCAACTTATATTAGTTGTGTAGTCTTTTTAAGTATTACAGTATCTCATATAGGAGATGCATCACCAACTATTTTTGCATTAAATAGGATAATTGATACATTAATAGGAATATTAATTTCTCTTTTAATAAATAAAACACTTTAA
- a CDS encoding ASKHA domain-containing protein has translation MNILTIKESGISCNYREGESLLDILQGNGAIIESPCGGKGYCGKCKVQILDGDINGLTEEELKHLSKKEIDDGIRLSCLVYPKGPIQVKLLNKEEKNYKGLSDGYTPEIILNPLIHKQVIKLEKPTLENNISYEEVLERAIGSEIIHDNIGFLKALADVHTSEEATLVYWDDKPIGIESGDTKDKLYGAAVDIGTTTVVVSLIDLNTGTEIESETSINPQKEYGLDVLSRIDFVKRKENGLYLLQKAIVDCINSLLEKLCNKNNIDTKNIYEIAVGANATMMHLLLGIDTITIGKSPYATIFSKEKNIWANSIGLRIAHFGRLYCLPGVSSFIGADIVAGAVVSGLKHTKDNVFFIDIGTNGEMILSKGGKLASCSCAAGPALEGANISCGMRAAEGAIEGIQFNEDGVSLQIIGDGEPVGICGSGILEAMAELNKKGLIKKSGRLKKKEDLESEGRDVLAQHLVEEDKKRKVIICKTNDEVLSLSQEDIRQVQLAKGAISSGFYALVDFMGMDMEDLDSVVIAGQFGRHLKISSLTGVGIIPENLKDKINYIGNSSKTGAMMCLMSKDARKEMEDVAKDIEYFELSTKEGYEKLFTKCLTFR, from the coding sequence ATGAACATATTAACAATAAAAGAAAGTGGTATATCTTGCAATTATAGAGAAGGAGAAAGTCTTCTTGATATATTGCAGGGTAATGGGGCTATTATAGAGAGTCCATGTGGAGGAAAAGGTTATTGTGGAAAGTGCAAGGTACAGATATTAGATGGAGATATAAATGGTCTTACTGAAGAAGAGTTAAAGCATTTATCTAAAAAAGAAATCGATGATGGTATAAGACTTAGTTGTTTAGTCTATCCAAAAGGGCCTATACAAGTAAAACTTTTGAATAAAGAAGAAAAAAATTACAAAGGTTTATCAGATGGATATACACCTGAAATAATCTTAAATCCTTTGATACATAAACAGGTTATTAAATTAGAAAAGCCAACTTTGGAAAACAATATTTCTTATGAAGAAGTCTTAGAAAGAGCAATTGGTAGTGAGATAATTCATGATAATATAGGGTTTTTAAAAGCCTTAGCAGATGTTCATACAAGTGAAGAAGCTACCTTAGTATATTGGGATGATAAACCTATAGGCATAGAATCAGGAGATACTAAAGATAAACTATATGGTGCTGCAGTAGATATTGGAACTACTACAGTAGTTGTATCCCTTATAGATTTAAACACAGGTACTGAGATTGAGTCAGAAACATCCATAAACCCTCAAAAGGAATATGGTCTAGATGTATTATCACGTATAGATTTTGTAAAGAGAAAAGAAAATGGTCTTTATTTATTGCAAAAGGCAATAGTAGACTGTATAAATTCTTTATTAGAAAAATTGTGCAATAAAAACAATATAGACACCAAAAACATCTATGAAATAGCTGTAGGGGCTAATGCTACCATGATGCATCTATTGTTAGGTATTGATACCATCACAATAGGTAAATCACCTTATGCTACAATTTTTTCAAAAGAGAAAAACATATGGGCAAATAGCATTGGTTTAAGAATTGCTCATTTTGGGAGACTATATTGCTTACCTGGAGTGTCTAGTTTTATAGGGGCCGATATTGTAGCTGGAGCTGTAGTATCAGGACTAAAACATACTAAAGACAATGTGTTTTTTATAGATATTGGAACAAATGGTGAAATGATATTATCAAAAGGCGGAAAACTAGCATCTTGTTCTTGTGCAGCAGGACCAGCATTAGAAGGTGCTAATATAAGTTGTGGAATGAGAGCGGCAGAAGGAGCTATTGAAGGCATACAGTTTAATGAAGATGGGGTTTCTCTTCAGATCATAGGGGATGGAGAACCTGTAGGAATATGTGGCAGTGGAATATTAGAAGCGATGGCAGAGTTAAACAAAAAAGGCCTTATTAAGAAATCTGGAAGACTCAAGAAGAAAGAGGATTTAGAAAGTGAAGGACGAGATGTATTAGCTCAGCATTTAGTAGAAGAAGATAAGAAAAGAAAAGTTATTATATGTAAAACAAATGATGAAGTATTAAGCTTATCTCAAGAAGATATTAGGCAAGTTCAATTAGCAAAAGGAGCTATTTCCTCGGGGTTCTATGCTCTGGTGGATTTTATGGGAATGGATATGGAAGATCTTGATAGTGTAGTAATTGCAGGGCAGTTTGGAAGACATTTAAAGATAAGCAGTTTAACAGGAGTAGGAATTATACCAGAAAATCTAAAAGATAAGATAAATTATATAGGAAACTCATCTAAAACTGGGGCTATGATGTGTCTTATGTCTAAGGATGCAAGAAAAGAAATGGAGGATGTAGCTAAGGATATAGAATATTTTGAGTTGTCCACAAAAGAAGGCTATGAGAAGTTGTTTACAAAATGCTTGACTTTTAGATAA
- the ymfI gene encoding elongation factor P 5-aminopentanone reductase — MKKTVLITGSSRGIGRATAKKFALEGYNVIINYHKSKDKALSLLEELLSSGANAIAVQADVSDRKQVEAMFEEGYKKFGNIDVLVNNAGIADMTLFTDITQEQWKRIFDVNVNGMFNCCQCVLPKMISEKAGRIINISSIWGLVGASCEAHYSATKGAIISFTKALAKELGPSNILVNAVAPGAVDTDMIAGVSEEIREIIKDETPLEIICKPEQIANVVYFLATDEAYLITGQIINASAGFVIC; from the coding sequence ATGAAAAAAACAGTATTGATTACCGGTTCTTCTAGGGGAATAGGAAGAGCTACGGCGAAAAAGTTTGCTTTAGAAGGTTATAATGTAATTATTAATTACCATAAAAGCAAAGACAAAGCTCTTTCTTTATTAGAAGAGTTACTTTCATCAGGTGCAAATGCTATTGCTGTACAAGCTGATGTTTCTGATAGAAAACAAGTTGAAGCAATGTTTGAAGAAGGATATAAAAAATTCGGAAATATTGATGTACTTGTAAACAATGCAGGCATTGCTGATATGACTTTGTTCACTGATATTACTCAAGAACAATGGAAAAGAATTTTTGATGTAAATGTCAACGGAATGTTTAATTGTTGTCAATGCGTTCTTCCTAAAATGATTAGTGAAAAGGCAGGAAGAATTATTAATATCTCATCTATTTGGGGATTGGTGGGAGCTTCTTGTGAAGCACACTATTCTGCAACGAAAGGTGCAATTATAAGTTTTACTAAGGCATTGGCTAAGGAACTAGGTCCTTCTAATATATTGGTTAACGCTGTAGCTCCAGGAGCAGTGGATACTGATATGATTGCAGGAGTTAGTGAAGAAATTCGGGAAATAATCAAGGATGAAACACCACTTGAAATAATTTGCAAACCAGAGCAAATTGCAAATGTAGTATATTTCTTGGCAACAGATGAAGCTTACTTAATAACAGGCCAAATAATAAATGCAAGTGCTGGTTTTGTAATTTGTTAG
- a CDS encoding methylcobamide:CoM methyltransferase MtbA: MPIESLSAKERLYRVIKGDSVDRPPCICPGGMMNMIIEDVMDITGVKWPEAHENAEMMAKLTMGVYENGGFENFGVPFCMTVEAEAMGATVGLGTKINEPRVIKYPIASVTEWRNLKELNINEKRVKVVLDAIKILKTKNTEVPIIANLVGPVSTASSVMEPVDYYKELRKKPKEAHELMEFVTESLIRFAKAQIEAGTDIIAISDPSGTGEILGPKLFQEFAVPYLNKIIKAVKGEVPGGTIIHICGKLKSVYGILDSLESDVISFDSITSVKEVVNNVNDKAIMGNVSTLALEKSSSDIIKNLARVCIENGVDILSPACGIGPRTKLKNIQALVEVAKESTK, from the coding sequence ATGCCAATAGAATCGCTATCAGCTAAGGAGAGGTTATATCGTGTAATTAAGGGGGACAGCGTAGATCGTCCTCCTTGTATTTGTCCTGGTGGAATGATGAATATGATCATAGAAGATGTAATGGATATTACAGGAGTGAAATGGCCAGAAGCTCACGAAAATGCTGAAATGATGGCAAAGCTAACTATGGGAGTATATGAAAATGGAGGATTTGAAAACTTTGGAGTACCCTTTTGCATGACAGTAGAAGCAGAGGCCATGGGAGCAACTGTAGGTTTAGGGACAAAGATAAATGAACCTAGAGTGATAAAATATCCAATAGCTTCTGTCACAGAATGGAGAAATCTAAAAGAACTTAATATAAATGAAAAGAGAGTAAAAGTGGTATTAGATGCTATTAAGATTCTTAAAACTAAGAATACAGAAGTTCCTATTATTGCAAATTTAGTCGGACCTGTAAGTACGGCATCATCAGTGATGGAACCTGTAGATTATTATAAGGAATTAAGGAAGAAACCTAAAGAAGCCCATGAATTGATGGAATTTGTTACAGAAAGTCTTATTAGATTTGCTAAAGCTCAGATAGAAGCTGGCACAGATATAATAGCTATTTCTGATCCAAGCGGTACAGGAGAGATATTAGGGCCAAAGTTATTTCAAGAATTTGCTGTACCGTATTTAAATAAAATAATAAAGGCTGTTAAAGGAGAGGTTCCAGGAGGAACTATAATTCATATTTGTGGAAAATTAAAAAGTGTCTATGGTATTCTTGATTCATTAGAAAGTGATGTTATAAGTTTTGACTCTATAACTAGCGTAAAAGAAGTTGTAAATAATGTAAATGATAAAGCTATCATGGGAAATGTAAGTACTTTAGCTCTTGAAAAAAGTTCTTCAGATATTATTAAAAATCTAGCTAGGGTTTGTATAGAAAATGGAGTAGATATATTGTCTCCAGCTTGTGGAATTGGTCCAAGGACTAAACTAAAGAATATACAGGCACTAGTAGAGGTGGCTAAAGAGTCAACAAAATAA
- a CDS encoding corrinoid protein, with translation MLDEKQSLLNELARNVVEMEEDEVVVTANSFIEKNFEAYEGIANGLAKGMDEAGKLYEEEEYYIPELLMCSDAMYAGLDVLKPHLNHDESNEKYRAIVGVVEGDTHDIGKNLFKIMLETTGFEVYDLGRDVPPAEFVKKAKELGANLIGLSTLMTTTMDNMETVINMLKEENMRDNVVVMVGGGPISQNFADKIGADGYAPEASRAARLAKELVRGKTQCQ, from the coding sequence ATGCTAGATGAAAAACAAAGTCTTTTAAATGAATTAGCAAGAAATGTAGTAGAAATGGAAGAAGATGAAGTAGTGGTTACCGCAAATTCATTTATAGAAAAAAACTTTGAAGCTTATGAAGGAATTGCTAATGGATTAGCTAAAGGCATGGATGAGGCTGGTAAGCTTTATGAAGAAGAAGAATACTATATTCCAGAATTACTTATGTGTTCAGATGCTATGTATGCAGGGTTAGATGTTTTGAAGCCTCATTTGAATCATGATGAATCTAATGAAAAATATAGAGCCATTGTTGGAGTAGTCGAGGGAGATACTCATGATATAGGTAAGAATTTATTTAAGATTATGTTAGAGACTACAGGTTTTGAAGTTTATGACCTAGGAAGAGATGTACCTCCAGCTGAATTTGTAAAAAAGGCAAAAGAACTAGGAGCAAACTTGATAGGTCTTTCAACACTGATGACAACTACAATGGATAATATGGAGACAGTAATAAATATGTTAAAAGAAGAAAATATGAGAGATAATGTAGTAGTTATGGTTGGAGGAGGACCAATTTCACAGAACTTTGCAGACAAAATTGGAGCAGATGGATATGCACCAGAAGCTTCAAGAGCAGCAAGACTTGCTAAGGAATTAGTAAGGGGGAAAACTCAATGCCAATAG
- a CDS encoding AzlC family ABC transporter permease, with translation MNNFYSLRDNRVISKKEKSKSDFLKGAKDGLPITLGYIPVAFTFGMMAVNGGIPIWMAILISLTNLTSAGQFAGANLIIANASIFEITLTTFVINVRYMLMSLSLSQKISPETSLAKRCIMAFGITDEIFTVASLEEKEITFSYMMGLTVCPYFGWALGTTLGAMITSLLPESLQSSMGIALYAMFIALIVPSAKKSKSALIVVIVAVLMSCTFELLPSMKIISGGWSIIITTVIAATIGAILFPRKDD, from the coding sequence TTGAATAATTTCTATAGTTTAAGAGACAATCGAGTTATTTCTAAGAAAGAAAAAAGCAAATCTGATTTTTTAAAAGGTGCAAAAGATGGACTACCTATCACACTAGGGTATATTCCTGTTGCTTTTACATTTGGCATGATGGCAGTTAATGGGGGTATACCTATTTGGATGGCAATTTTGATATCATTAACAAATCTTACATCTGCAGGACAATTTGCAGGAGCCAATTTAATTATAGCTAATGCTTCCATTTTCGAAATTACATTAACTACATTTGTAATAAATGTACGTTATATGCTAATGTCATTATCTCTTTCTCAGAAAATTTCACCTGAAACATCTTTGGCAAAGAGATGTATAATGGCTTTTGGAATTACAGATGAGATTTTTACAGTTGCATCCTTAGAAGAAAAAGAGATTACTTTTTCCTATATGATGGGATTAACTGTTTGTCCTTATTTTGGATGGGCTTTAGGTACTACATTAGGAGCAATGATAACTTCATTATTGCCAGAATCATTGCAAAGTTCAATGGGAATAGCATTATATGCAATGTTTATTGCACTTATTGTTCCATCAGCCAAAAAATCTAAATCCGCATTAATTGTTGTAATAGTTGCAGTATTAATGAGTTGTACTTTTGAATTGTTACCAAGTATGAAAATAATTTCAGGAGGATGGAGTATAATCATTACTACTGTTATAGCAGCAACTATAGGAGCAATACTTTTCCCAAGAAAGGATGATTAA